A DNA window from Megalobrama amblycephala isolate DHTTF-2021 linkage group LG11, ASM1881202v1, whole genome shotgun sequence contains the following coding sequences:
- the LOC125277844 gene encoding helix-loop-helix protein 2-like — MMLSPEQTDSDLPWSQSDAETMLNDIKVGCITDEAMEGEGKTKSLAPQTLSREEKRRRRRATAKYRSAHATRERIRVEAFNVAFAELRKLLPTLPPDKKLSKIEILRLAICYISYLNHVLDV; from the coding sequence ATGATGCTGAGTCCAGAACAAACTGATTCAGATCTGCCGTGGAGCCAGTCAGACGCTGAAACTATGCTGAACGATATAAAGGTTGGCTGCATCACGGATGAGGCCATGGAGGGAGAGGGCAAGACGAAGTCTCTGGCCCCGCAAACCCTCAGCAGGGAGGAAAAGAGGAGGCGTAGACGCGCCACAGCCAAATACCGTTCAGCCCATGCCACTCGCGAGAGAATCCGGGTTGAAGCCTTCAATGTTGCCTTTGCCGAACTGAGGAAGCTGTTACCTACCCTGCCCCCTGACAAAAAGCTGTCCAAGATTGAAATTCTGAGACTAGCTATTTGTTACATTTCATATCTAAATCATGTGTTGGATGTTTAG